A single genomic interval of Syntrophobotulus glycolicus DSM 8271 harbors:
- the csrA gene encoding carbon storage regulator CsrA has product MFRRGDRLMLVLSRKVNERIKIGEGVEITVVSISGDTVKIGIDASKEVKILRSEVYEEISRQNQAAAETSDLEQSLEAINALRAKMVKE; this is encoded by the coding sequence TTGTTCAGAAGGGGTGACAGGTTAATGCTTGTTCTTTCCCGGAAGGTTAATGAAAGAATAAAAATCGGAGAAGGGGTTGAGATTACCGTTGTATCGATCTCTGGTGATACTGTAAAGATTGGTATTGATGCTTCAAAGGAAGTAAAAATACTGCGCAGTGAAGTTTATGAAGAGATCAGCCGTCAAAATCAAGCAGCAGCCGAAACAAGTGACTTAGAACAAAGTCTGGAAGCAATCAATGCCCTGCGGGCTAAAATGGTTAAAGAGTAA